One Planctomycetaceae bacterium genomic region harbors:
- a CDS encoding serine/threonine-protein kinase has product MMNNREKSIFLNALDIESDEERFAYVNSACGNDPELRRSVQSLLASHEKPSGLLDDSNDPRAELHRHVQQAAEAFELSNSEFDADGSCSVDRTGETIRGFRLMEKLGEGGFGQVYVARQDQPVRRDVAMKLLKPGMDTKEVLARFEAEQQALALMNHPNIAQVYDAGATKEGQPFIIMELVRGVPITTFCRKKKLSLQERLALFADVCKAVHHAHQKGVIHRDLKPSNVLVAMHDTTAVVKVIDFGVAKAINQPLTDKTIYTRFAQLIGTPMYMSPEQAEMNAFDVDTRSDVYSLGVLLYELLTELTPFDQMRMQTASFDEMRKMIREEEPPRPSLRLSTARAMKVETGTDVVADRLELAGRLRGDLDWVVMKALEKDRVRRYDTAADLSRDVQRYLNAEPVVARPPSQWYRFRKFYGRHRLVLVATSVVLFSLVSGTVVSTWQAIRATRAQQETERLRREAVDFAQRLRDANILLVSARANFDQGRIQQAFEDYTRATELSPDHFLTWAGRGSLLATLGAWKPAASDYARAIALGTPADDPSWWGVPQLCFYAGEREAYAAICDSLSDKLDKSKDAALITLACRSICLQPIEQDRAASLAARLESLLEHSNPPRPPFGPPDDRARGLPENDRQRPPAPGRPFGPGVPQLGLPRELTAYAAAMAHYRNGNFHRAKELLQSSRRDSFFGAGAMQLAMPLLSLVQHRLGETDAARKSLSAATAEHTKWIESMSTSGTARFPWFDGVEAYILLSEASLQINGRPVDPAPMAKLESAARAMLRR; this is encoded by the coding sequence ATGATGAACAACCGGGAGAAATCGATCTTTCTCAACGCGCTCGACATCGAGTCGGATGAGGAACGGTTCGCCTACGTGAACAGCGCCTGCGGGAATGACCCGGAACTGCGCCGTTCGGTGCAGTCGCTGCTGGCGTCTCACGAAAAGCCGTCAGGCCTTCTGGATGACAGCAACGATCCGCGCGCGGAACTGCACCGGCATGTGCAGCAGGCTGCCGAAGCGTTCGAGTTGTCGAATTCCGAATTTGACGCGGACGGGTCGTGTTCGGTGGATCGAACCGGTGAAACGATTCGCGGCTTTCGCCTGATGGAAAAACTCGGCGAAGGCGGTTTCGGGCAGGTCTATGTGGCTCGCCAGGACCAGCCGGTCAGACGCGATGTGGCGATGAAACTGCTGAAGCCGGGAATGGATACAAAAGAAGTTCTGGCACGATTCGAAGCGGAACAGCAGGCGCTGGCACTGATGAATCATCCGAACATCGCTCAGGTGTACGATGCCGGTGCGACGAAGGAAGGCCAGCCGTTCATCATCATGGAACTGGTCCGCGGTGTTCCGATCACAACCTTCTGCCGGAAGAAGAAACTGTCGCTTCAGGAGCGGCTGGCGCTGTTTGCCGATGTCTGCAAAGCCGTGCATCATGCGCACCAGAAGGGCGTCATTCATCGCGACCTGAAGCCTTCGAACGTGCTGGTGGCGATGCACGACACGACCGCTGTCGTGAAGGTGATTGACTTCGGAGTCGCCAAGGCCATCAATCAGCCCCTGACGGACAAGACAATCTACACGCGGTTCGCACAGCTGATCGGGACTCCCATGTACATGAGCCCCGAGCAGGCGGAGATGAATGCGTTTGATGTCGATACCCGCAGTGATGTCTATTCGCTGGGCGTGTTGCTGTATGAGCTGCTGACCGAATTGACGCCGTTCGATCAGATGCGAATGCAGACCGCGTCGTTCGACGAAATGCGGAAGATGATTCGTGAGGAAGAGCCGCCTCGCCCGAGTCTGCGGCTGTCGACGGCACGTGCGATGAAAGTGGAGACCGGGACGGATGTTGTCGCGGACCGGCTTGAGCTTGCCGGCCGCCTCCGCGGGGATCTTGACTGGGTGGTGATGAAGGCTCTGGAGAAGGATCGAGTCCGCAGGTATGACACGGCCGCGGACCTGTCTCGCGACGTGCAGCGTTATCTGAATGCGGAGCCGGTGGTCGCTCGTCCGCCTTCGCAGTGGTATCGATTCCGAAAGTTCTACGGCCGCCACCGGCTGGTGCTTGTGGCGACTTCGGTCGTTCTGTTTTCGCTGGTGAGCGGCACTGTCGTCAGCACGTGGCAGGCCATTCGGGCAACACGTGCACAGCAGGAAACCGAACGGCTGAGGCGGGAAGCGGTCGATTTTGCTCAGCGCCTCCGGGACGCCAACATCCTCCTGGTCAGCGCGCGAGCCAACTTCGATCAGGGGCGGATTCAGCAGGCTTTTGAAGACTACACGCGGGCCACGGAGTTGTCGCCGGACCACTTTCTGACCTGGGCCGGCCGAGGTTCGCTGCTGGCGACACTTGGAGCCTGGAAGCCGGCCGCCAGCGACTACGCGAGGGCAATCGCGCTGGGAACGCCCGCCGACGATCCGTCCTGGTGGGGCGTGCCGCAGTTGTGTTTCTATGCGGGGGAACGCGAGGCGTACGCGGCGATCTGTGATTCGCTGTCCGACAAACTGGATAAGTCGAAGGATGCGGCGCTGATCACGCTGGCGTGTCGGTCCATCTGCCTGCAGCCGATCGAACAGGATCGCGCGGCATCGCTGGCGGCACGCCTGGAGTCGCTGCTGGAACATTCCAATCCGCCGCGACCTCCATTCGGCCCCCCGGATGACCGAGCGCGTGGTCTTCCGGAAAATGACCGGCAGCGTCCGCCGGCGCCGGGTCGACCGTTCGGCCCGGGCGTTCCGCAGCTCGGCTTACCGCGCGAACTGACCGCGTATGCCGCAGCCATGGCCCACTACCGAAACGGCAACTTCCACCGGGCAAAGGAACTGCTGCAGTCCAGCCGCCGCGATTCGTTCTTCGGCGCCGGTGCAATGCAACTCGCGATGCCGCTGTTGTCGCTCGTTCAGCACCGGCTAGGCGAAACCGATGCCGCCCGGAAGTCACTTTCCGCCGCGACCGCCGAACACACGAAGTGGATTGAAAGCATGAGCACGTCCGGTACCGCACGGTTTCCGTGGTTCGACGGCGTGGAAGCGTACATCCTGCTGTCGGAAGCGTCCCTGCAGATCAACGGTCGGCCTGTGGATCCGGCGCCGATGGCGAAGCTGGAATCCGCCGCCCGGGCGATGCTCAGACGCTGA
- a CDS encoding aryl-sulfate sulfotransferase, producing the protein MNRYLLAATLSATVLCGLHARAQDGERGSQNATIDSALANPKVGLSVNKPQAMAGYVLVAPMNSTSTYLIDNESRVVNEWKSDYTPALSAYLLPNGHLLRPGAERRFPGGGPGRPAEPGGPDRPDGPDGDRRGPEAPGEPDRPDGDRQGPGAADGFGPGGFRPGGPGGIAPGAGGRIQEFDWDGTLVWDFSFTETFRDTKYSRLRPHHDICPLPNGNVLVVCTDPHTKEESIEAGRLPTIAPETLQADAILEIKPAGRDGGEVVWEWYAWDHLIQEVHKEKRNYGDVSEHPELVDINFTSGMMDRMMQDPEQLARLRSLGYVGGGTAAPPPGAAPDGAGGRDGQNPPTDGDSRGSGRGGPGRGGPGDGGDWMHVNSVAYNPRLDQIMISVHEFSEVWILDHSTTTDEAASHSGGKSGKGGDLLYRWGNPRAYRSGTNTDQQLFAQHCAHWIADGLPGAGNMLVFNNGGNRPDGTYSSADEVVLPLADDGTYEKEEYVAFEPFQAEWRFGSKDTPEFFSMLISGCQRLPNGNTFICSGTQAVLFEVTPDGDVVWVYKHPGAGFGFGPGGPGSMFRGLVPGFLAGMLGVDEDQQAKIKALQDDVDMKLKDLLSESQFRQLNADNGFPGPPGFGPPGGFGPPDGAGPPDGQSPDGRGRRGQGRGGRGRGGFPAPPRVGEVLTEARQKELELTDEQTAKLAEIQKDVTARLDAILTDVQRKQISDMENMFAGGGGPGFAPPGFGPPGGGGRGFGPPGGFGGPPPGFGPPGAGGDNGGGPGRGFGGPGRRGPGGPGGPGGIFRAYKYAADYTGLQGRDLTPGKKLNEQVEQ; encoded by the coding sequence ATGAACAGGTATCTTCTTGCTGCAACACTTTCAGCGACGGTTTTGTGTGGTCTGCATGCCAGAGCCCAGGATGGCGAACGCGGTTCCCAAAACGCGACCATTGATTCTGCACTGGCAAATCCCAAAGTCGGCCTGTCCGTCAACAAGCCGCAGGCGATGGCCGGCTATGTTCTGGTCGCACCGATGAATTCCACGTCGACCTACCTGATCGACAATGAAAGCCGGGTCGTCAACGAATGGAAAAGCGACTACACACCCGCGCTAAGCGCCTATCTGCTGCCGAACGGGCACCTGCTGCGACCCGGTGCCGAAAGAAGGTTTCCCGGCGGCGGGCCGGGGCGTCCCGCAGAACCGGGCGGACCCGATCGACCCGATGGTCCTGACGGCGATCGTCGCGGTCCGGAGGCTCCCGGTGAACCGGACAGACCGGACGGTGATCGTCAGGGGCCGGGTGCCGCCGACGGTTTTGGTCCGGGCGGATTTCGTCCGGGAGGACCGGGTGGAATTGCTCCGGGAGCGGGTGGTCGAATTCAGGAATTCGACTGGGACGGCACTCTGGTGTGGGACTTTTCGTTCACGGAGACATTCCGCGATACGAAGTACTCCCGGCTGCGCCCTCACCACGACATTTGCCCGTTACCCAATGGCAACGTGCTGGTTGTCTGCACTGATCCGCACACGAAGGAAGAATCGATCGAAGCCGGACGCCTGCCGACGATTGCTCCCGAAACGCTGCAGGCCGACGCCATTCTGGAAATCAAACCCGCCGGCAGGGACGGAGGCGAAGTTGTCTGGGAATGGTATGCCTGGGATCACCTGATTCAGGAAGTTCACAAAGAAAAGAGAAACTACGGCGACGTTTCAGAACATCCGGAGCTGGTCGACATCAATTTCACCAGCGGGATGATGGATCGCATGATGCAGGATCCGGAACAGCTCGCCAGGCTGCGTTCCCTGGGGTACGTCGGCGGCGGCACGGCAGCGCCTCCGCCGGGAGCAGCACCGGACGGCGCCGGTGGCCGTGACGGACAGAATCCGCCCACGGACGGCGATAGTCGCGGGTCAGGTCGCGGCGGGCCAGGTCGCGGCGGGCCAGGCGACGGTGGCGACTGGATGCATGTGAACTCCGTCGCGTACAACCCCAGGCTCGATCAGATCATGATCAGTGTGCATGAATTCAGCGAAGTATGGATCCTCGACCACAGCACGACGACCGACGAAGCGGCTTCACATTCCGGCGGCAAGTCAGGGAAGGGCGGTGACCTGCTGTACCGCTGGGGAAACCCAAGAGCCTATCGCAGCGGAACGAATACGGACCAACAGCTCTTCGCTCAGCATTGTGCTCACTGGATTGCCGACGGCCTTCCCGGCGCCGGAAACATGCTGGTCTTTAACAACGGCGGCAATCGTCCGGACGGAACGTATTCGTCCGCGGATGAAGTCGTCCTGCCTCTCGCGGATGACGGCACGTACGAAAAGGAAGAGTACGTTGCCTTTGAACCGTTCCAGGCCGAGTGGCGATTTGGTTCGAAGGACACGCCCGAGTTCTTTTCGATGCTGATTTCGGGCTGTCAGCGTCTTCCCAACGGCAACACATTCATCTGTTCGGGCACTCAGGCTGTGCTGTTCGAAGTCACGCCGGATGGAGACGTGGTCTGGGTTTACAAACATCCGGGTGCCGGCTTTGGCTTCGGACCGGGCGGCCCCGGTTCCATGTTCCGCGGGCTCGTGCCCGGCTTTCTGGCGGGAATGCTGGGTGTCGACGAAGATCAGCAGGCGAAGATCAAGGCTCTACAGGACGACGTCGACATGAAGCTGAAAGACCTGCTGAGCGAAAGTCAGTTCAGGCAGCTCAACGCAGACAATGGGTTTCCCGGTCCGCCAGGCTTCGGTCCTCCCGGTGGCTTCGGACCTCCTGATGGTGCCGGACCTCCCGACGGACAGAGCCCTGATGGAAGAGGCCGTCGTGGTCAGGGGCGCGGTGGACGCGGGCGAGGCGGATTTCCGGCACCTCCCCGTGTCGGCGAAGTTCTTACTGAAGCAAGGCAGAAGGAACTGGAGCTGACGGACGAGCAAACGGCAAAGCTGGCGGAGATTCAAAAGGACGTCACAGCCCGGCTGGACGCGATTCTGACGGACGTTCAGCGTAAGCAGATCAGCGACATGGAAAACATGTTCGCCGGCGGAGGCGGACCGGGCTTTGCACCTCCGGGCTTTGGTCCTCCCGGCGGCGGCGGTCGCGGCTTCGGGCCTCCCGGTGGTTTCGGCGGACCGCCTCCCGGCTTCGGTCCCCCCGGTGCAGGCGGTGACAACGGCGGCGGTCCAGGGCGCGGGTTCGGCGGACCGGGGCGTCGCGGGCCGGGCGGTCCCGGTGGTCCCGGCGGAATTTTTCGGGCCTACAAATACGCCGCGGACTACACCGGATTGCAGGGTCGTGATTTGACGCCCGGCAAAAAGCTGAACGAACAGGTCGAGCAATAA
- a CDS encoding alkaline phosphatase family protein, with product MNPDHSLSLLDSAILSYIGPGAGFALAGSFLAIFGALLSAVSMILFWPIKRLIRAFFRKRPPKKPRFKRVVVLGLDGLDYGLTSRLLDEGRLPNLARLKQTGNFNALASTLPPISPVAWSSFQTGVNPGKHNIFDFLTPDEKTYQPKLSSVEIRSATRSIGIGPLKFFTFQRPDVRMLRKSKPFWSVLSDYGVFNCVIRVPITFPPEKLNGVQLSAMCVPDLRGTQGTFSQFTTRDASGNEKTGGEVHYVKRIGDTVSCELLGPPNPNKPADGEMRLPFTVKVSGDDSATLMINGGRHKLKLGQYTDWITVKFRIGRGSSIQGVCRFMLLSVADEFSLYATPIHIDPENPAMAIGYPRVYPIYLAKRQGPYATLGLAEDTWGLSEEVLEDQHFLQQCRDIDVEREKMFFDGLDKVPEGFCVCVFDGTDRMQHMFWRYLDESHPARPPQVPAAFATAIEDLYSRMDDLVGRTLSRCDDDDTLLLVMSDHGFNTFRRGIDLNRWLEVNGYLVVDDDARRTNYLAGIDWSQTRAFAIGLTGIFINLRNKFDQGIVADEDAESLREEIAGRLRGLVDPLTNSNAIKSVYQAARAYRGPFRQNAPDLIVGYSKGYRVSWDAAVGRTGTEIFSDNKKAWSGDHCVDPSVVPGVLFSNHAIETANPRLLDLAPTILEMFGCPVPDYMDGRVLEIGKRREVTPVDSANQQKADVA from the coding sequence ATGAATCCGGATCATTCATTGTCGCTGCTTGATTCGGCGATTCTGAGTTACATCGGACCGGGAGCCGGTTTTGCACTGGCCGGCTCCTTCCTGGCGATCTTCGGCGCGCTGCTTTCGGCCGTCTCGATGATTCTGTTCTGGCCGATCAAGCGTCTTATTCGCGCCTTCTTCCGAAAGCGTCCGCCGAAGAAGCCACGATTCAAACGAGTCGTTGTGCTGGGACTGGACGGACTGGACTACGGTCTGACGTCAAGATTGCTGGACGAGGGCCGGCTGCCGAATCTGGCGAGGCTGAAACAGACTGGCAACTTCAACGCGCTGGCAAGCACACTGCCGCCGATTTCACCGGTGGCGTGGTCGTCGTTTCAGACCGGTGTGAATCCCGGCAAGCACAACATCTTCGACTTCCTCACGCCGGACGAAAAGACTTACCAGCCGAAGCTGTCGTCGGTGGAGATTCGATCCGCAACACGATCGATCGGAATCGGCCCGCTAAAGTTCTTCACCTTTCAGAGACCAGACGTGCGCATGCTTCGCAAGAGCAAGCCGTTCTGGAGTGTTCTCAGCGACTACGGTGTTTTCAATTGCGTCATCCGGGTACCGATTACGTTTCCGCCCGAGAAGCTGAACGGCGTGCAGCTTTCCGCGATGTGCGTTCCCGATCTTCGCGGAACGCAGGGGACGTTTTCGCAATTCACGACTCGTGACGCTTCCGGCAACGAAAAGACCGGCGGCGAGGTTCACTACGTCAAGCGAATCGGCGACACCGTTTCCTGCGAATTGCTCGGACCACCAAACCCGAACAAGCCGGCTGATGGCGAGATGCGGCTGCCGTTTACCGTGAAGGTCAGCGGTGACGACTCCGCAACTTTGATGATCAATGGTGGCCGGCACAAGCTGAAGCTCGGCCAGTATACGGACTGGATCACCGTGAAGTTCCGAATCGGAAGGGGTTCATCGATTCAGGGCGTTTGCCGGTTCATGTTGTTGTCGGTCGCGGACGAATTCAGTCTGTACGCCACGCCGATTCATATTGATCCGGAGAACCCGGCGATGGCGATCGGCTATCCCAGGGTCTATCCGATCTATCTTGCCAAACGGCAGGGGCCGTACGCGACTCTGGGACTGGCCGAAGACACGTGGGGGCTCAGTGAAGAAGTTCTGGAAGACCAGCACTTCCTGCAACAGTGCCGGGACATCGACGTCGAACGCGAAAAGATGTTCTTCGACGGTCTGGACAAAGTGCCCGAAGGCTTTTGTGTCTGCGTCTTTGACGGAACTGACCGGATGCAGCACATGTTCTGGCGTTATCTTGACGAATCGCATCCGGCTCGACCGCCGCAGGTTCCGGCAGCGTTCGCCACGGCCATTGAAGACCTCTACTCGCGCATGGACGATCTGGTCGGGCGCACGCTGTCCCGATGCGATGACGACGATACGCTGCTGCTGGTGATGTCCGATCACGGTTTCAACACTTTCCGACGCGGTATCGACCTGAACCGGTGGCTTGAAGTCAACGGTTACCTGGTTGTCGACGACGACGCGAGAAGGACCAACTATCTGGCCGGAATCGACTGGTCACAGACGCGGGCCTTCGCGATCGGCCTGACCGGCATCTTCATCAACCTCAGAAACAAATTCGACCAGGGAATCGTCGCCGACGAAGACGCCGAATCGCTCCGTGAGGAAATCGCGGGCAGACTGCGGGGACTCGTCGATCCGCTGACCAATTCCAACGCCATCAAATCGGTTTACCAGGCAGCCAGGGCCTATCGCGGTCCATTTCGACAGAATGCCCCCGACCTGATTGTCGGATATTCCAAAGGTTATCGCGTGTCCTGGGACGCCGCAGTCGGCCGAACAGGCACCGAAATCTTCAGCGACAACAAGAAGGCGTGGAGTGGCGATCACTGCGTCGATCCGTCGGTGGTGCCGGGAGTTCTGTTTTCGAACCACGCGATCGAAACAGCCAATCCGCGTCTGTTGGATCTGGCGCCAACGATTCTGGAGATGTTCGGCTGCCCGGTGCCGGACTACATGGACGGGCGAGTGCTGGAAATCGGCAAGCGCAGGGAGGTCACGCCGGTTGATTCCGCGAATCAGCAGAAGGCGGACGTCGC